Proteins found in one Bacillota bacterium genomic segment:
- a CDS encoding HEPN domain-containing protein — MTGLTLGGSYLIKAEKRLKALDVLFAEEDYSDVVREAQEIVELALKGMLRHMKAEEQYKNYLWIEQP; from the coding sequence ATGACTGGCCTGACTCTCGGCGGAAGCTACCTGATCAAGGCCGAGAAACGCCTTAAGGCTCTTGATGTGCTATTTGCGGAGGAAGATTATTCGGACGTAGTCCGCGAAGCTCAGGAAATAGTTGAGCTGGCCTTGAAAGGAATGCTGAGACACATGAAGGCCGAGGAACAATACAAAAATTATCTCTGGATCGAACAACCATGA
- a CDS encoding DUF998 domain-containing protein: MKQKAFALCGIFAVALYVAAVIIGGIVTPGYSHIANAVSELIASGAPAKAVLDSLFIGYNLLLVAFAAGFWKGAGGKGQKAARLAAIFIWVAGILGVLMAQPFPMDQRNTPATFAGIMHIAAAGLCFLSTMLAVLFAGISFGKAPEGRSYAFYSYITLAIIFVTGGLAAASAGMGSALMGFAERATIGAFLQ; the protein is encoded by the coding sequence ATGAAACAAAAGGCATTTGCGCTTTGCGGCATCTTTGCCGTAGCGCTGTATGTGGCGGCAGTAATTATTGGAGGCATAGTCACGCCCGGCTATAGTCACATAGCGAACGCAGTGAGCGAGTTGATAGCTTCAGGCGCGCCGGCAAAGGCTGTCCTTGATTCGCTTTTCATTGGATATAACCTGCTTCTCGTGGCATTTGCGGCGGGTTTCTGGAAGGGGGCCGGGGGAAAAGGCCAAAAGGCTGCGCGCCTTGCCGCCATATTCATCTGGGTCGCTGGGATACTTGGGGTGCTTATGGCCCAGCCATTCCCAATGGACCAGAGAAATACGCCCGCGACATTCGCTGGGATCATGCACATAGCGGCAGCCGGGCTATGTTTTTTATCCACCATGCTGGCAGTCCTGTTTGCCGGGATATCCTTTGGTAAGGCTCCAGAGGGAAGGAGTTATGCATTCTATTCATATATAACGCTCGCCATTATTTTTGTGACCGGCGGGCTTGCGGCAGCCAGCGCTGGGATGGGCTCGGCATTAATGGGGTTTGCAGAAAGAGCCACGATAGGCGCATTTTTGCAATGA
- a CDS encoding ATP-binding protein has translation MAITNYERVGKALELLKDGLAPFVERELKSQYGKYWITEVTANWPNDVLWTGDGEQPHLDSAALLRLMWEQWNDVFRKTLGQAERSLVSELHQVRNKWAHQERFSSDDAYRALDSASRLLTAISASQAADLEKMKMELLRVRFDEQVRTEQRRSAGTAIQGVATGNLKPWREVVTPHRDVASGRYQQAEFAADLWQVYLGEGSDEYRNPVEFYRRTYLTESLKRLLVQGVQRLTGEGGDPVVQLQTNFGGGKTHAMLALYHLFSDTQPHELMGIDGVLRDAGVDKLPAARRVVLVGNKISPGNPVTKPDGTVVRTLWGELAWQLGGKEAFDRVRADDENATSPGDVLRELFNRYRPCLILIDEWVAYARQLHDQSDLPAGSFETQFTFAQVLTESAKSAKQCLLVISLPASDTAGSPHIQADDVEVGGHRGREALDRLRNVVGRVESSWRPASREEGFEIVRRRLFEPLVTQEQFVARDTVARAFHDLYETQHQEFPLECRGAEYEQWLKAAYPIHPEVFTRLYDDWSTLLKFQRTRGVLRLMAAVIHSLWEKGDRNPLILPASIPIDDPRVQFELTRYLSDNWVPVIEKDVDGPNSLPLHLDGELPNLGKFSACRRAARTIYLGSAPTATAANRGIEDRRVKLGCVMPGETPAVFGDALRRLAASATYLYQDGPRYWYSTQPTVTKLADDRAEQLKRNPDAVKQALDKRLRADAREKGDFGRIHPLPQSPQDVPDDLDARLVVLGIDHPYSKEPDSPAEVAAREILESRGTSPRLYRNTLAFLAVDRTRLQDLDEAVRRFLAWESILAEKEILDLSPHQVKQAETQRDIADSTVAARIPEAYQWLLVPVQDSPQPEVKWQALRLSGQEPLAVRASKRLRNEELLVTSFAPTRLRMELDRVPLWRGDHVAIGQLVEDFARYNYLPRLRGPEVLLAAIRDGLALLTWEIDSFAYADSYDEAVGRYRGLRYAQQVPTVGSDASGLIVKPEVALRQIEATMAPSPQPKPPGGPNGGPKVPTPPGPQPGPGAPPPGSPDPVLLKRFHGTVLLDPERVGRDASVVADEVIAHLVGLVGAKVKVTLEIEAEIPSGAPEQVVRTITENSRTLKFDGHGFERE, from the coding sequence ATGGCGATCACCAATTACGAACGCGTCGGCAAGGCGCTGGAGCTGCTTAAGGATGGGCTCGCGCCGTTTGTCGAGCGCGAACTCAAATCGCAATACGGTAAGTACTGGATTACAGAGGTGACTGCTAACTGGCCCAATGATGTGTTGTGGACCGGCGATGGCGAGCAACCTCATTTAGACTCCGCCGCGCTGCTACGGCTCATGTGGGAGCAGTGGAACGACGTCTTCCGCAAAACCCTGGGCCAGGCTGAACGCAGTCTGGTAAGTGAATTGCATCAGGTTCGCAACAAGTGGGCGCATCAGGAACGGTTTTCCAGTGATGACGCCTATCGTGCCCTCGACTCTGCCAGCAGACTTCTGACAGCTATTTCCGCTTCGCAGGCTGCAGATCTTGAGAAGATGAAGATGGAGCTGCTCCGTGTGCGCTTTGATGAACAGGTACGCACCGAGCAGCGTAGGAGCGCGGGTACGGCTATTCAGGGTGTAGCGACGGGGAATCTAAAACCCTGGCGTGAAGTGGTTACCCCGCATCGGGACGTGGCCAGCGGACGTTACCAGCAAGCTGAATTCGCGGCCGACCTTTGGCAAGTTTATTTGGGTGAGGGCAGTGACGAATATAGAAACCCGGTGGAGTTCTATCGGCGGACCTATCTCACAGAGAGTCTCAAACGCCTGTTGGTGCAGGGCGTGCAGCGACTGACAGGCGAAGGTGGCGACCCCGTGGTTCAACTACAGACAAATTTCGGCGGTGGCAAGACCCACGCCATGCTAGCGCTTTATCACCTTTTCTCTGACACTCAGCCCCATGAGCTGATGGGCATCGACGGCGTACTACGAGATGCCGGTGTAGACAAACTGCCGGCAGCCCGACGAGTGGTGCTGGTTGGAAATAAGATTTCACCCGGAAATCCGGTGACCAAGCCCGATGGGACGGTTGTGCGAACGCTGTGGGGCGAGCTGGCATGGCAGCTCGGGGGGAAAGAAGCCTTTGACCGGGTGCGGGCCGACGATGAGAATGCAACAAGCCCCGGGGATGTGCTACGCGAGCTGTTCAATCGGTATAGGCCTTGCCTGATACTAATTGACGAGTGGGTGGCCTATGCTCGGCAGCTTCATGACCAAAGCGATTTACCGGCGGGCAGTTTTGAAACGCAGTTCACTTTCGCGCAAGTCCTAACGGAGTCGGCCAAATCGGCAAAACAGTGCCTGCTCGTGATCAGCCTTCCTGCATCGGATACTGCAGGGTCGCCCCACATACAGGCTGATGACGTGGAAGTCGGTGGGCATCGCGGCAGGGAGGCGCTGGATCGTCTGCGCAATGTAGTCGGACGCGTGGAGTCATCATGGCGTCCAGCCAGCCGTGAAGAGGGCTTTGAGATTGTCCGTAGGCGCCTGTTTGAACCGCTGGTAACGCAGGAGCAGTTTGTGGCACGGGACACGGTGGCCCGCGCATTCCACGACCTTTATGAAACACAGCATCAGGAGTTTCCGCTCGAATGCCGCGGGGCGGAATATGAGCAGTGGCTCAAGGCGGCCTACCCGATCCACCCGGAGGTATTCACCAGGCTTTATGATGATTGGTCGACACTGCTGAAATTCCAGCGCACCCGGGGCGTTCTACGCCTCATGGCTGCGGTGATTCATAGCTTGTGGGAAAAGGGCGATCGCAATCCACTGATTCTGCCGGCGAGTATTCCCATTGATGACCCCCGCGTCCAATTTGAACTCACCCGCTACCTTTCGGACAACTGGGTCCCGGTGATCGAGAAAGACGTGGATGGGCCAAATTCCCTTCCCCTTCACCTGGATGGTGAACTGCCGAACCTAGGCAAATTCTCTGCCTGCCGCCGCGCTGCGCGGACGATCTACCTGGGGTCAGCCCCGACGGCTACGGCTGCAAATCGCGGAATCGAGGACAGGCGCGTTAAGCTGGGCTGCGTTATGCCAGGCGAAACGCCAGCCGTGTTTGGCGATGCATTGCGCCGCCTTGCAGCCTCGGCCACTTACCTTTACCAGGATGGTCCCCGCTACTGGTATTCAACCCAGCCCACCGTGACTAAACTGGCCGACGACCGGGCCGAGCAACTCAAACGCAATCCCGATGCTGTCAAGCAAGCACTCGATAAGCGCTTGCGCGCCGACGCGCGCGAAAAAGGCGACTTCGGCAGAATCCATCCTCTCCCTCAGTCTCCTCAGGACGTTCCGGATGATTTGGATGCCCGGCTGGTGGTTCTCGGAATCGATCACCCATACAGCAAGGAGCCTGATAGCCCCGCAGAAGTCGCAGCCAGGGAGATCCTGGAATCGCGCGGGACTTCGCCCCGCCTTTACCGCAATACGCTTGCCTTCCTCGCCGTGGATAGGACTCGGCTACAGGACCTGGACGAGGCGGTTCGCCGATTTTTGGCCTGGGAATCGATTCTGGCGGAGAAGGAGATCCTCGACCTTTCGCCTCACCAGGTGAAGCAGGCCGAGACCCAGAGGGATATTGCGGACAGCACGGTGGCCGCGCGCATCCCCGAGGCCTATCAATGGTTGCTGGTCCCTGTTCAGGATTCCCCGCAGCCGGAGGTAAAATGGCAGGCTCTCCGCCTCTCCGGCCAGGAGCCTTTGGCTGTGCGAGCCAGCAAGAGACTACGCAACGAAGAGCTTCTGGTGACCAGTTTTGCTCCTACACGCTTGCGGATGGAACTAGACCGCGTGCCGCTGTGGCGAGGTGATCACGTCGCTATTGGGCAGCTTGTGGAGGACTTCGCACGCTACAACTATTTACCCCGGCTTAGGGGTCCAGAGGTCTTACTCGCTGCCATACGCGACGGGCTAGCCCTCTTGACCTGGGAGATAGATTCTTTTGCCTACGCTGATAGCTACGATGAAGCAGTGGGCCGCTATCGTGGGTTGCGTTACGCGCAGCAGGTACCCACCGTGGGCTCTGATGCATCAGGGTTGATCGTAAAGCCCGAAGTGGCACTCAGACAGATCGAGGCGACGATGGCGCCATCACCCCAACCCAAGCCGCCGGGGGGCCCGAACGGTGGTCCAAAGGTACCGACGCCGCCAGGGCCGCAGCCCGGCCCGGGTGCGCCGCCCCCTGGTTCGCCTGATCCGGTTCTCTTGAAGCGCTTCCATGGTACCGTGTTACTCGATCCAGAGCGCGTCGGCCGTGATGCCAGCGTGGTTGCTGACGAGGTTATCGCCCACCTTGTTGGGCTGGTGGGTGCAAAGGTGAAGGTAACCTTGGAGATCGAAGCGGAAATCCCTTCAGGCGCTCCTGAACAGGTTGTGCGGACTATCACGGAAAACAGCCGGACGCTTAAGTTCGACGGCCATGGGTTTGAGCGGGAGTAG